The DNA window GGCGGCGCTCATGCCGACAATAACGTAGACGTGCAAGAATTCATGGTTCTGCCAGTAGGCGCTCCTACTTTCAAAGAAGCCCTTCGCACAGGCGCTGAGATCTTCCACAGCTTGAAATCCGTACTTAAGGGTAAAGGCCTCAATACTGCAGTAGGCGACGAAGGCGGCTTTGCTCCTAACTTCACTTCCAACGAAGACGCATTGTCTTCCATTATGGAAGCTATTGAAAAAGCTGGTTACAAACCAGGCGTTGACGTATTCCTCGGCATGGACGTAGCTTCGACCGAGTTCTACAAAGACGGCAAATACCATCTCGAAGGCGAAGGCAAATCCTTCACTTCCGAAGAATTCGTTGATCTGCTCGCTTCTTGGGTCGACAAATATCCGATCATCACGATCGAAGACGGATGCTCCGAAGATGACTGGGAAGGTTGGAAGCTTCTTACCCAGAAGCTTGGCAGCAAAATCCAACTCGTTGGTGACGACTTGTTCGTTACAAACACAGAGCGCCTAGGCAAAGGTATCGATGAAGGTATCGGTAACTCGATCCTGATCAAAGTGAACCAAATCGGTACACTGACTGAAACCTTTGATGCTATCGAAATGGCGAAACGCGCTGGCTACACAGCTGTTATCTCCCACCGTTCCGGTGAGTCCGAGGACAGCACCATCGCTGACATCGCTGTTGCAACCAATGCAGGCCAAATCAAAACGGGTGCACCTTCCCGTACCGACCGTATTGCGAAGTACAACCAATTGCTCCGCATTGAGGACGAACTGGCTGATCTGGCTCAATACAACGGCCTGAAATCCTTCTACAACCTGAAAAGATAATTGCAGCCCTAATGCAGTAATAAAAGCTGTTCCGGCTTCATACCGGAACAGCTTTTTTGTTCTTTTTTCTGCCAAAGGGAGGGGGAAGTCCTTGTTTTAGGAAATGGGCTATGATACAATAAAAATGCTGTTTATGGACGATGAATTTGCATTTATTAGAGGGTTTTGAAAAAATCCCATATAAGTTGAT is part of the Paenibacillus sp. J23TS9 genome and encodes:
- the eno gene encoding phosphopyruvate hydratase, with the translated sequence MTIISDVYAREVLDSRGNPTVEVEVYLESGAMGRAIVPSGASTGAHEAVELRDGDNSRYLGKGVLTAVNNVNEIIAPEVIGMDALDQLGIDKMMIKLDGTPNKGKLGANAILAVSMATARAAADALDLPLYVYLGGFNAKQLPVPMMNIVNGGAHADNNVDVQEFMVLPVGAPTFKEALRTGAEIFHSLKSVLKGKGLNTAVGDEGGFAPNFTSNEDALSSIMEAIEKAGYKPGVDVFLGMDVASTEFYKDGKYHLEGEGKSFTSEEFVDLLASWVDKYPIITIEDGCSEDDWEGWKLLTQKLGSKIQLVGDDLFVTNTERLGKGIDEGIGNSILIKVNQIGTLTETFDAIEMAKRAGYTAVISHRSGESEDSTIADIAVATNAGQIKTGAPSRTDRIAKYNQLLRIEDELADLAQYNGLKSFYNLKR